One part of the Mycobacterium marinum genome encodes these proteins:
- the coaA gene encoding type I pantothenate kinase — protein sequence MSRLSEPSPYVEFDRRQWRALRMSTPLALTEAELIGLRGLGEQIDLLEVEEVFLPLARLLHLQVAARQRLFAATAEFLGEPQQNPDRPVPFIIGVAGSVAVGKSTTARVLQALLARWDHHPRVDLVTTDGFLYPNAELERRNLMHRKGFPESYNRRALMRFVTSVKSGSDYACAPVYSHLHYNIIPGAKQVVRHPDILILEGLNVLQTGPTLMVSDLFDFSLYVDARIEDIEQWYVSRFLAMRSTAFANPESHFHHYSALPDPEAVVAAREIWRTINRPNLVENILPTRPRATLVLRKDADHSIKRLRLRKL from the coding sequence ATGTCACGGCTTAGCGAGCCGAGCCCCTATGTGGAGTTCGACCGAAGGCAGTGGCGCGCGCTGCGAATGTCGACACCGCTGGCTCTCACCGAAGCCGAACTGATCGGCCTGCGCGGCCTCGGGGAACAGATCGACCTGCTCGAGGTCGAAGAGGTCTTCCTGCCCCTGGCCCGGTTGCTTCATCTTCAGGTCGCGGCCCGTCAACGACTGTTCGCCGCTACCGCGGAATTCCTGGGTGAGCCACAGCAGAACCCTGACCGGCCGGTGCCGTTCATCATCGGCGTGGCCGGCAGCGTGGCAGTCGGCAAGTCGACCACCGCCCGCGTGCTTCAGGCGCTCTTGGCGCGCTGGGATCACCATCCCCGGGTGGACCTGGTCACCACAGACGGATTTCTCTACCCCAACGCCGAGTTGGAGCGACGAAATCTGATGCACCGCAAGGGATTTCCAGAAAGCTACAACCGCAGGGCGCTGATGCGGTTCGTCACGTCGGTGAAGTCCGGGTCGGACTATGCCTGCGCACCGGTGTATTCACACCTGCACTACAACATCATCCCCGGAGCCAAACAAGTCGTCCGCCATCCCGACATCTTGATCTTGGAGGGACTCAACGTACTTCAGACGGGCCCGACGCTGATGGTGTCGGATCTGTTCGATTTCTCGCTGTATGTGGACGCCCGAATCGAAGACATCGAGCAGTGGTACGTGTCGCGGTTCCTGGCCATGCGCAGCACCGCGTTTGCCAACCCGGAGTCACACTTCCACCACTACTCGGCGCTGCCCGACCCGGAAGCGGTGGTCGCCGCGCGCGAGATCTGGCGAACGATCAACCGACCCAACCTTGTTGAAAACATCCTGCCGACTCGGCCGCGGGCAACATTGGTGCTGCGCAAGGATGCCGACCATTCCATCAAGCGGCTGCGGCTACGCAAACTGTAG
- a CDS encoding PE family protein, which produces MSYLIAAPDLMAHATTELSSIGSALTAANAAAAAPTMGVLAAGADDVSAAVASLFAGHAQAYQSLGGQVAAFHQQFLEGLRGASGAYAAAEAANVSPLQDLLGLINAPTQALLGRPLIGNGTNGTAANPNGGAGGLLIGNGGNGWNSTTGGAAGGNGGDAGLLGSGGTGGSGGALAPGGTGGVGGWLYGNGGAGGAGGVGANGGGGGNAFLFGAGGAGGVGGTGGVGALGGAGGTGGRGGWLCGDGGSGGSGGHGGVGAGGGEFPDPGGGGGRGGSGGAAGLVGNGGSGGSGGGGGTGGTADFLGGTQSTGGDGGAGGDAGVGGAGGALLGNGGAGGAGGNGGDGGGYVTSGNAPRGGGNGGQAGDGGLGGSAGMWGAGGAGGAAGTGGAGISGYPNGFGGSGGTGGNGGNGGGGGTGGWLYGDGGAGGSGGSGGPGGTTHDQYIGGDGGDGGDGGAGGDAQHIGNGGAGGERGAAGTGGSGFADGSAGSGGAGGTGGSLWGADGASGL; this is translated from the coding sequence ATGTCATATTTGATAGCCGCCCCAGACCTGATGGCGCACGCCACAACGGAACTGTCGAGCATCGGTTCGGCCCTCACTGCGGCCAACGCGGCCGCCGCTGCCCCGACGATGGGGGTGCTGGCCGCCGGTGCAGACGACGTTTCGGCGGCGGTGGCCTCGCTATTTGCCGGGCACGCCCAGGCCTATCAGTCACTCGGCGGGCAGGTCGCGGCGTTTCACCAGCAGTTCCTCGAGGGGTTGCGCGGAGCCAGCGGCGCCTATGCGGCCGCCGAGGCGGCAAACGTGTCACCGCTGCAGGATCTGCTGGGGTTGATCAATGCGCCCACCCAGGCGCTGTTGGGCCGTCCGCTGATCGGCAACGGCACCAACGGCACCGCCGCCAATCCCAACGGAGGCGCGGGCGGATTGTTGATCGGCAACGGTGGCAACGGCTGGAACAGCACCACCGGTGGGGCCGCCGGCGGTAACGGCGGCGATGCGGGGCTGCTCGGCAGCGGCGGGACCGGGGGCAGCGGCGGGGCGCTGGCGCCCGGCGGCACCGGTGGTGTCGGTGGCTGGCTATATGGCAATGGCGGTGCCGGCGGCGCCGGCGGTGTCGGGGCGAATGGGGGCGGCGGGGGCAACGCCTTCTTGTTCGGTGCCGGCGGTGCGGGCGGTGTCGGTGGCACCGGCGGCGTCGGCGCGCTCGGCGGTGCCGGCGGCACCGGTGGACGCGGCGGGTGGTTGTGCGGAGACGGTGGCTCCGGCGGGAGCGGCGGGCACGGGGGTGTGGGAGCCGGCGGTGGCGAATTCCCCGACCCGGGCGGTGGTGGCGGCCGCGGCGGGAGCGGCGGTGCGGCTGGGCTGGTCGGCAATGGCGGCTCCGGCGGCAGCGGCGGGGGCGGGGGAACGGGAGGCACGGCCGACTTCCTGGGCGGCACACAGTCCACCGGCGGGGACGGGGGGGCCGGCGGTGACGCCGGGGTCGGCGGAGCCGGCGGAGCGTTGTTGGGCAACGGTGGGGCCGGCGGCGCCGGCGGCAATGGCGGGGACGGTGGCGGTTATGTCACCTCCGGCAATGCTCCCCGAGGCGGCGGCAATGGCGGCCAGGCGGGCGACGGCGGCCTGGGCGGCTCCGCCGGCATGTGGGGGGCTGGAGGGGCCGGTGGGGCTGCCGGTACCGGCGGCGCTGGCATCTCGGGATACCCGAACGGGTTCGGCGGCAGCGGGGGCACCGGCGGCAACGGCGGCAACGGCGGCGGTGGTGGCACCGGTGGCTGGTTATACGGCGACGGCGGTGCGGGCGGGTCCGGCGGTAGCGGCGGCCCAGGCGGAACGACTCACGACCAATACATCGGCGGCGATGGGGGTGACGGCGGTGATGGCGGCGCCGGCGGCGACGCCCAGCACATCGGCAATGGCGGCGCCGGCGGTGAGCGCGGCGCGGCCGGCACCGGCGGGTCCGGCTTTGCCGACGGGTCGGCGGGCAGCGGCGGTGCCGGAGGCACCGGCGGGTCACTGTGGGGTGCGGATGGGGCGAGTGGCCTTTAG
- a CDS encoding (2Z,6E)-farnesyl diphosphate synthase, giving the protein MEIIPPRLKEPLYRLYELRLRQGLAATSSELPRHIAVLCDGNRRWARDAGYDDVSYGYRMGAAKIAEMLRWCQEAGIEMTTVYLLSTENLQRDPDELAALIEIITDVVEEICAPANRWSVRTVGDLELLGDEPARRLREAVESTPATAQFHVNVAVGYGGRREIVDAVRALLSKELANGATAEELIDAVSVEGISENLYTSGQPDPDLVIRTSGEQRLSGFLLWQSAYSEMWFTEAHWPAFRRVDFLRALRDYSMRHRRYGK; this is encoded by the coding sequence GTGGAGATCATCCCGCCGCGGCTCAAGGAGCCGTTGTATCGGCTGTATGAGCTGCGGCTGCGGCAAGGCCTGGCAGCCACGAGCTCCGAGTTGCCGCGGCACATCGCGGTGCTGTGCGACGGCAATCGCCGTTGGGCCCGCGATGCGGGTTACGACGACGTCAGCTACGGCTACCGGATGGGTGCCGCCAAGATCGCCGAGATGTTGCGGTGGTGCCAGGAAGCCGGCATCGAGATGACCACCGTCTACCTGCTGTCCACTGAAAACCTGCAGCGCGACCCCGACGAGCTGGCGGCGCTGATCGAGATCATCACCGACGTCGTCGAAGAGATCTGTGCCCCGGCCAACCGCTGGAGTGTGCGTACCGTCGGCGACTTGGAGCTGCTCGGCGATGAACCGGCGCGCCGGCTGCGCGAGGCCGTGGAATCCACGCCGGCCACCGCCCAGTTCCATGTGAACGTGGCAGTCGGCTACGGCGGGCGTCGCGAGATCGTCGACGCGGTGCGGGCGCTGCTGAGCAAGGAACTCGCCAACGGTGCGACCGCCGAGGAGCTTATCGACGCGGTGAGCGTTGAGGGCATTTCGGAGAACCTCTACACCTCGGGGCAACCCGACCCTGATCTGGTCATCCGCACGTCCGGCGAGCAGCGGCTGTCCGGGTTTCTGTTATGGCAGAGCGCCTACTCGGAGATGTGGTTCACCGAGGCGCACTGGCCAGCGTTTCGGCGGGTCGATTTTCTGCGTGCATTGCGCGACTACAGCATGCGCCATCGCCGGTACGGCAAGTAA
- the trhA gene encoding PAQR family membrane homeostasis protein TrhA yields MSSQASMASTAEPEPQGLAVPNAAHHLVEGVARALTKPRFRGWIHVYSAGTAVLAGASLVAVSWAVGSTEAGLATLAYIAATVVMFTVSATYHRVNWTSATTHKWMKRADHSMIFVFIAGSYTPFALLALPGHDGRVVLSIVWGGAIAGILLKMCWPTAPRWVGVPLYLLLGWVAVWYTATILHNAGVTALVLLFVGGALYSIGGILYAVRWPDPWPSTFGYHEFFHACTAVAAICHYIAMWFVVF; encoded by the coding sequence ATGAGCAGCCAGGCCAGCATGGCCAGCACCGCAGAACCCGAACCACAGGGTCTAGCCGTTCCCAACGCTGCGCATCACCTCGTCGAGGGGGTCGCACGGGCGCTCACCAAGCCGCGGTTCCGCGGCTGGATCCACGTCTATTCGGCCGGCACCGCTGTTTTGGCGGGCGCATCGCTGGTTGCGGTCTCCTGGGCGGTGGGCTCCACCGAAGCCGGCCTGGCCACGCTGGCCTACATTGCGGCCACCGTGGTGATGTTCACCGTCAGCGCCACCTATCACCGAGTCAACTGGACGTCCGCGACCACGCACAAGTGGATGAAGCGGGCCGATCACTCGATGATCTTCGTGTTCATCGCCGGCAGCTACACCCCGTTCGCCCTGCTGGCATTGCCGGGCCATGACGGGCGAGTGGTGTTATCGATCGTGTGGGGCGGTGCGATCGCCGGGATTCTGCTCAAGATGTGCTGGCCGACCGCGCCGCGCTGGGTCGGTGTCCCGCTCTACCTGCTGCTGGGTTGGGTCGCGGTCTGGTACACCGCCACGATTCTGCACAACGCCGGGGTGACGGCGCTGGTGCTGCTGTTTGTCGGCGGCGCCCTGTACAGCATCGGCGGCATTCTCTACGCCGTGCGCTGGCCGGATCCGTGGCCTTCGACGTTCGGCTACCACGAGTTCTTCCACGCCTGCACCGCGGTCGCGGCGATCTGCCACTACATCGCGATGTGGTTCGTGGTGTTCTGA
- a CDS encoding nuclear transport factor 2 family protein: MPNSAERSQAITETVNRYMSVLADGGADDLVGFYADDATLEDPVGGEVHIGTRAIHGFYSAIAGLTRECELVSLRVCGNEAAFQFRLTVTSGDSKMRVEPIEVMVFDRSGKVAAMKAYWSAADVTHL; this comes from the coding sequence ATGCCGAATTCCGCTGAGAGGTCCCAAGCGATTACCGAAACGGTCAACCGATACATGTCGGTGCTGGCCGACGGCGGCGCCGACGATCTGGTCGGCTTCTACGCCGACGACGCGACCCTCGAGGATCCGGTCGGGGGAGAGGTGCACATCGGTACGCGAGCCATCCACGGCTTCTATTCGGCGATCGCGGGCCTGACGCGCGAGTGTGAGTTGGTGTCGCTGCGGGTGTGCGGCAACGAGGCGGCTTTTCAGTTCCGGCTGACCGTGACCAGCGGCGACAGCAAGATGCGGGTGGAGCCCATCGAGGTCATGGTGTTCGATCGCTCCGGCAAAGTGGCCGCGATGAAGGCGTATTGGTCAGCGGCCGACGTGACCCATCTGTAG
- a CDS encoding thioredoxin domain-containing protein produces MTPADSSAGFSGTNTLAQATSPYLRQHADNPVHWQQWTPQALADAAARDVPILLSIGYAACHWCHVMAHESFEDAEVAAVMNAGFVNIKVDREERPDIDAVYMNATVALTGQGGWPMTCFLTPDGRPFYCGTYYPKAGFLQLLSAVSETWRERRGEVEEASDHIAGELRSMASGPPGGGPDVAPELCDHAVAVVLGEQDTVHGGWGTAPKFPPSGLLEALLRHYERTGSPAALAAVSRTGAAMARGGIYDQLAGGFARYSVDKAWVVPHFEKMLYDNALLLRAYAHWARRTGDELARRVAAQTAGFLLDGLAAGGMFTSSLDADTDGREGSTYVWTPEQLIELLGEDDGRWAAEVYAVTAAGTFEHGASVLQLPSDPHDGERLQRVSSALSAARRGRAQPGRDDKVVTSWNGLAITALVEASIALQQPELAQAARRCARVLLDLHVVDGRLRRASLGGVVGDSAAILEDHAMLATGLLALYQLTSEPGWLTSACDLLDTALAHFGDPQRPGRWFDNADDAERLMLRPGDPLDGATPSGASSIAEALLTAAHLVADDRAPRYLQAATETLRQHSVLLARAPRSAGHWLSVAEAAVRGPLQIAVACDDPQSELLAAARRLAPGGAIVVGGRLDSAPLLIGRDRVAGADAAYVCRGRVCDLPVTGTDELAAALPVPG; encoded by the coding sequence ATGACCCCGGCTGATTCATCGGCCGGTTTCTCCGGAACCAATACCCTCGCGCAGGCCACCAGTCCGTACCTGCGCCAGCACGCCGACAACCCCGTGCATTGGCAGCAATGGACACCGCAGGCGCTGGCTGACGCCGCCGCGCGCGACGTGCCGATTCTGTTGTCGATCGGATACGCCGCATGTCACTGGTGTCACGTCATGGCCCATGAATCGTTCGAGGACGCCGAAGTGGCGGCGGTGATGAACGCGGGCTTCGTCAACATCAAGGTGGATCGCGAGGAACGGCCCGATATCGACGCGGTCTACATGAACGCCACTGTTGCCCTCACCGGGCAGGGCGGCTGGCCGATGACGTGCTTCCTGACCCCTGATGGGCGGCCCTTCTACTGCGGCACCTACTACCCGAAAGCCGGTTTTCTGCAGCTGCTTTCGGCCGTATCGGAGACCTGGCGGGAACGTCGCGGCGAGGTGGAGGAGGCCTCCGACCACATTGCCGGTGAGTTGCGTTCGATGGCGTCCGGACCGCCCGGCGGCGGTCCCGACGTGGCGCCGGAGCTGTGTGACCATGCCGTCGCGGTCGTCTTGGGTGAGCAGGACACGGTTCATGGTGGCTGGGGCACCGCGCCCAAGTTCCCGCCGTCGGGGCTGCTGGAAGCGTTGCTGCGGCACTACGAGCGCACCGGCTCCCCGGCCGCACTGGCTGCGGTGTCGCGCACCGGCGCCGCGATGGCCCGCGGCGGCATCTATGACCAACTTGCCGGCGGCTTCGCCCGATACAGCGTCGACAAGGCCTGGGTGGTACCGCATTTCGAGAAGATGTTGTACGACAACGCGCTGCTGTTGCGGGCTTATGCGCACTGGGCCCGGCGGACCGGTGATGAGTTGGCGCGCCGCGTCGCGGCCCAGACCGCGGGGTTTCTGCTCGACGGGCTGGCCGCTGGCGGCATGTTCACCTCCTCGCTGGATGCCGACACCGACGGCCGCGAGGGTTCGACCTATGTCTGGACTCCCGAACAGCTGATCGAGCTCCTAGGTGAGGATGACGGCCGTTGGGCCGCAGAGGTTTACGCGGTGACCGCGGCCGGCACCTTCGAACACGGCGCGTCGGTGTTGCAGCTGCCCTCGGATCCGCACGACGGCGAGCGGCTGCAGCGGGTCAGCAGCGCACTGTCGGCGGCCCGGCGCGGGCGCGCGCAACCCGGTCGCGATGACAAGGTCGTCACCTCCTGGAACGGGTTGGCGATCACGGCGCTGGTCGAGGCCAGCATTGCCCTGCAGCAGCCCGAATTGGCGCAAGCCGCGCGGCGATGCGCACGCGTGTTGCTGGACTTGCACGTGGTCGACGGCCGGTTGCGCCGCGCCAGCCTGGGCGGTGTGGTCGGCGACAGCGCGGCCATCCTCGAGGACCATGCCATGCTGGCCACCGGCCTGTTGGCGCTCTATCAGTTGACTTCCGAACCGGGTTGGCTGACCTCGGCCTGCGATTTGCTGGATACCGCATTGGCGCACTTCGGCGATCCGCAGCGGCCCGGTCGCTGGTTCGACAACGCCGACGACGCCGAGCGGCTGATGCTGCGCCCGGGCGACCCGCTCGACGGGGCCACGCCTTCGGGCGCGTCTTCGATCGCCGAAGCCCTGCTGACCGCCGCACACCTGGTCGCCGACGACCGCGCCCCGCGCTACCTGCAAGCCGCCACGGAAACGTTGCGCCAACATTCGGTCTTGCTGGCACGCGCCCCGAGGTCGGCCGGGCACTGGCTGTCCGTCGCGGAGGCGGCGGTGCGGGGACCGCTGCAGATCGCGGTTGCCTGCGACGATCCACAATCAGAGCTACTGGCCGCCGCCCGCCGGCTGGCGCCGGGCGGAGCCATCGTCGTCGGCGGTCGGCTGGACTCGGCACCGTTGCTGATCGGACGGGATCGGGTGGCGGGCGCGGACGCCGCCTATGTCTGCCGGGGACGGGTCTGCGACCTGCCGGTGACCGGTACCGACGAACTGGCCGCAGCTCTGCCAGTGCCCGGGTAG
- the mca gene encoding mycothiol conjugate amidase Mca: MSKLRLMAVHAHPDDESSKGAATLARYADEGHRVLVVTLTGGERGEILNPAMDLPDVHGHISEIRRDEMAKAAEILGVEHTWLGFVDSGLPKGDPPPPLPEGCFALVPLEDSIEALVRVVREFRPHVMTTYDENGGYPHPDHIRCHQVSIGAYEAAADYLRFPDAGEPWTVSKLYYIHGFLRERMRILQDEFIKRGQEGPFGKWLEHWHPDHDPFANRVTTRVECSGYFAQRDDALRAHATQIDPNAEFFAAPLSWQRELWPTEEFELARSRIPIGLPETELFAGIESSQ, encoded by the coding sequence GTGAGCAAACTGCGGTTGATGGCGGTGCATGCCCACCCCGACGACGAGTCCAGTAAGGGCGCCGCCACTCTTGCCCGGTACGCGGATGAGGGTCATCGCGTGCTGGTGGTGACGTTGACCGGGGGCGAGCGTGGCGAGATTCTCAACCCGGCGATGGATCTGCCCGACGTGCACGGGCACATCTCCGAAATTCGCCGCGACGAGATGGCGAAGGCGGCCGAGATTCTCGGTGTGGAGCACACCTGGCTGGGGTTCGTCGACTCCGGACTGCCGAAGGGGGATCCGCCGCCCCCGCTGCCCGAGGGATGTTTCGCCCTGGTGCCCTTGGAAGATTCCATCGAAGCGCTGGTACGTGTGGTGCGGGAATTCCGGCCCCACGTGATGACGACCTACGACGAGAACGGCGGCTACCCGCACCCCGACCACATCCGCTGCCACCAGGTCTCCATCGGCGCCTACGAGGCCGCTGCCGACTATCTGCGGTTCCCGGATGCCGGTGAGCCCTGGACGGTGTCCAAGCTCTACTACATCCACGGCTTCCTGCGTGAGCGCATGCGGATTCTGCAAGACGAGTTCATCAAGCGCGGCCAGGAAGGTCCGTTCGGCAAGTGGCTCGAGCACTGGCATCCCGACCACGATCCGTTTGCCAACCGAGTCACCACCCGCGTTGAGTGCTCGGGCTATTTCGCCCAACGCGACGACGCCTTGCGGGCGCATGCGACCCAGATCGACCCCAACGCCGAATTCTTCGCGGCGCCGCTGTCGTGGCAGCGCGAACTCTGGCCGACCGAGGAATTCGAGTTGGCCCGCTCGCGCATCCCCATCGGTCTGCCTGAGACCGAGTTGTTCGCCGGAATCGAGTCGAGCCAATGA
- a CDS encoding DUF4307 domain-containing protein yields MNPAPISRPEARYGRSRLSGRSRRYILIALAVLVVVAGTALAVIGYQRIVTNAVTGKLAGYRVIDEQTASVTISVTRSDPSRPVDCIVRVRAKDGSETGRREVLVPPSDQTTVQVTTTLKSSKPPLMADVYGCGTDVPAYLRSP; encoded by the coding sequence ATGAATCCAGCACCCATATCCCGTCCCGAAGCCCGCTATGGGCGGTCTCGACTCTCCGGTAGGTCGCGGCGCTACATCCTCATCGCTCTGGCGGTGTTGGTGGTGGTGGCCGGGACCGCGCTTGCCGTGATCGGCTACCAGCGGATCGTCACCAACGCCGTTACCGGCAAATTGGCCGGCTACCGCGTGATCGATGAGCAGACGGCATCGGTGACGATCAGCGTGACGCGGTCAGACCCGTCACGGCCGGTCGATTGCATCGTGCGCGTCCGGGCCAAGGACGGTAGCGAGACCGGCCGGCGAGAGGTGCTGGTGCCGCCCTCGGACCAAACCACCGTGCAGGTGACGACGACCCTGAAATCGAGCAAGCCGCCGTTGATGGCGGACGTATACGGTTGCGGCACAGATGTGCCCGCTTACTTGCGCTCACCTTGA
- the greA gene encoding transcription elongation factor GreA, whose translation MTDTQVTWLTQESHDRLKAELDHLIANRPIIAAEINDRREEGDLRENGGYHAAREEQGQQEARIRQLQDLLNNAKVGEAPKQSGIALPGSVVKVYYNGDQSDSETFLIATRQEGVNDGKLEVYSPNSPLGGALIDAKVGETRSYTVPNGSVIEVTLISAEPYHS comes from the coding sequence ATGACGGATACTCAGGTGACCTGGTTAACCCAGGAGTCACATGACCGACTCAAGGCCGAGCTCGATCACTTGATCGCCAATCGTCCGATCATCGCCGCCGAAATCAATGACCGCCGCGAAGAGGGCGACCTGCGCGAGAACGGCGGCTACCACGCCGCCCGCGAAGAGCAGGGCCAGCAAGAGGCCCGCATCCGCCAGCTGCAGGACCTGCTCAACAACGCCAAGGTCGGCGAAGCGCCCAAGCAGTCCGGTATCGCCCTGCCCGGTTCCGTGGTGAAGGTCTACTACAACGGCGACCAGTCCGATAGCGAGACATTCCTCATCGCCACCCGCCAAGAAGGCGTCAACGACGGCAAGCTCGAGGTGTACTCGCCGAATTCCCCGCTCGGTGGCGCCCTGATCGACGCCAAGGTCGGCGAGACCCGTAGCTACACGGTGCCCAACGGCAGCGTCATCGAGGTCACGCTGATCAGCGCCGAGCCCTACCACTCCTGA
- a CDS encoding cystathionine gamma-synthase — MKDDHKAQHRFAGLATRAIHSGYRPDPATGAVNAPIYASSTFAQDGVGGLRGGYEYARTGNPTRTALEAALAAVEDAAFGRAFSSGMAAADCALRAMLRPGDHVVIPDDAYGGTFRLIDKVFTGWNVEYTPVALADLDAVRAAIRPTTRLIWVETPTNPLLSIADIAGIAQLGADSSAKVLVDNTFASPALQQPLSLGADVVLHSTTKYIGGHSDVVGGALVTNDEELDQSFAFLQNGAGAVPGPFDAYLTMRGLKTLVLRMQRHSENAAAVAEFLAEHPAISTVLYPGLPSHPGHAVAARQMRGFGGMVSVRMRAGRTAAEQLCAKTNIFILAESLGGVESLIEHPSAMTHASTAGSQLEVPDDLVRLSVGIEDVADLLDDLKQALG; from the coding sequence ATGAAGGACGATCACAAGGCGCAGCACCGGTTCGCCGGACTCGCAACACGAGCCATTCATTCCGGCTATCGCCCGGACCCGGCGACCGGAGCCGTCAACGCTCCGATCTATGCCAGCAGCACCTTCGCCCAGGACGGTGTCGGCGGTCTGCGGGGCGGCTATGAGTATGCGCGAACCGGCAATCCGACTCGCACCGCCTTGGAAGCCGCGCTTGCCGCGGTTGAAGACGCGGCGTTCGGGCGTGCGTTCAGTTCCGGCATGGCCGCCGCCGACTGCGCGCTGCGGGCAATGCTGCGACCGGGTGACCATGTCGTCATCCCCGACGACGCCTACGGCGGCACCTTCCGGTTGATTGACAAGGTCTTCACCGGGTGGAACGTCGAGTACACGCCGGTAGCCCTGGCGGATCTGGATGCGGTGCGTGCGGCGATAAGACCAACCACCCGACTGATTTGGGTGGAAACACCGACCAATCCGCTGCTGTCGATCGCCGACATCGCCGGCATCGCCCAGCTGGGTGCGGACAGCTCGGCGAAAGTTCTGGTGGACAACACCTTCGCATCTCCGGCGCTGCAGCAGCCGCTATCACTGGGCGCCGACGTGGTGCTGCACTCCACCACCAAGTACATCGGTGGTCACTCCGATGTGGTGGGTGGCGCACTGGTGACCAATGACGAAGAGCTGGACCAGTCTTTTGCCTTCTTGCAGAACGGGGCGGGCGCGGTGCCGGGCCCGTTCGACGCGTACCTGACCATGCGCGGCCTGAAAACCCTGGTCCTGCGCATGCAGCGGCACAGTGAAAATGCCGCTGCCGTGGCGGAATTCCTCGCCGAACATCCCGCGATCAGCACCGTGTTGTACCCCGGGTTGCCCAGTCACCCCGGCCATGCCGTGGCGGCGCGGCAGATGCGCGGGTTTGGCGGCATGGTTTCGGTGCGGATGCGAGCCGGCCGCACCGCCGCCGAACAGCTGTGTGCCAAGACGAACATCTTCATCCTGGCCGAATCGCTAGGCGGTGTGGAGTCGCTGATCGAGCATCCCAGCGCGATGACTCACGCATCGACCGCGGGTTCGCAGCTAGAAGTGCCCGATGACCTGGTGCGGCTGTCGGTCGGTATCGAAGACGTTGCCGATCTCCTCGACGACCTCAAACAGGCGCTGGGCTAA
- a CDS encoding RDD family protein → MTDQPPPGGSYPPPPPPPGSSGGSEPPAGGYQAPPPPSAPSGGGYPPPPPPPSPSTSGYPPPPPPPSAPGGSAYPPPPPPPPLEGGYPPPPPSAGGYAPPPPGPAIRALPAESYTPWITRVLAALIDFAPYVVVSGIGWLIMMVTTTSSCVTDISQYDIGQYCVSQPSMIGQLAQWLLSLVGLAYLVWDYGYRQGTTGSSIGKSIMKFKVVSETTGEPLGFGMSVVRQLAHIVDAIICYIGFLFPLWDAKRQTLADKIMTTVCLPL, encoded by the coding sequence ATGACCGATCAGCCGCCTCCCGGCGGGTCTTACCCCCCACCGCCTCCGCCTCCCGGATCCTCCGGTGGGTCGGAGCCGCCCGCTGGTGGGTACCAAGCACCACCGCCTCCCTCGGCGCCCAGTGGGGGCGGCTACCCGCCGCCGCCACCGCCCCCGTCGCCCAGCACCAGCGGCTATCCGCCGCCACCGCCGCCGCCGTCGGCGCCCGGCGGCAGCGCTTATCCGCCGCCTCCGCCACCACCACCGCTGGAAGGTGGCTACCCGCCGCCACCACCGTCGGCGGGTGGATACGCACCGCCCCCACCTGGGCCGGCGATTCGTGCACTGCCGGCGGAGTCCTACACGCCGTGGATCACTCGCGTGCTGGCCGCGCTCATCGACTTCGCGCCCTACGTTGTGGTTTCCGGCATTGGCTGGCTGATCATGATGGTGACCACGACCTCGTCGTGCGTGACCGACATCAGTCAGTACGACATCGGCCAGTACTGCGTATCCCAGCCGTCGATGATCGGTCAGCTGGCGCAATGGTTGTTGTCCCTGGTGGGGTTGGCCTACCTGGTGTGGGACTACGGCTACCGCCAAGGCACCACCGGTTCGAGCATCGGCAAGTCGATCATGAAGTTCAAGGTGGTCAGCGAAACCACGGGGGAGCCGTTGGGCTTCGGAATGTCGGTGGTGCGCCAGCTCGCGCACATCGTCGACGCGATCATCTGCTACATCGGGTTCCTGTTCCCGCTGTGGGACGCCAAGCGGCAGACGCTTGCCGACAAGATCATGACGACGGTTTGCCTACCGCTCTGA